CCCCCAGCAGCTGTGAAAACAGAGGAGACAGCTCCCTCTGCATCCTGCAACCATGTGAATGGCTGAACTAAGGGAGCTTCttcaaaaaaaatcatgtcagCAGTGCTCCACCGAGCACAACAGCGACATTGTGACTCAGAACTTTTTTGATgacttgaagccagatatgtgaGAAAAATTCAAAGAACCTGTGAATGAGATTTCCTCCATGTTGGAAAACCTAGGTTGGAAAGGGATTGGGACCAGAGGATTTATTGTCATTACTTGAACAGCCTTCAATGTCTTGCTCGTATGGGTGGATTGGCAAATTGTGTTGGGAGGAGGAAAGTGAGGACAGAAGGGAGTGGAAAAGGCAGGGAAAATGgtagtgtgtgcacatgtgcaggGGAATGTGGAGGTCAGGAGCTGGGGGAAACTGGCCAGTACACTCTGGCTGCTTTACTCTCCCTTGCTGAGAAACAAAGGTATCTTGAATTATGAAGAACTTCTCTGAGCAGGACTTCCATCTCCTCAGATACTGATCAACGGAGACTAAAGAATTAATGTTTGTATAATCAATTCACAGTTGCCAAGTTTAACACAGCCTCAATGACCTgtttaaattttgtttgtttatttacaagtttTAAGTATTGTTAATAAGGACACATGACCAAGTAAATTCAGtggaaaatggtttttttttagaTACAGATGATTCTTCTTAGTCCAGTtacaagggaaataaaaatgctgcttaacATATTGGTATTCACAAGAGCCTGCATATAGCAGGCTGATGCCTTTGTCACTTTCTCTCACCCATTCCAGCCAGTAGGCAGCTAATCTCAATTCCCCTTCCCTCCTAGGAGATTTGTTACACTGATCATTTTACAGGTCATTTTCAGTGATTGCACTCAAATAGCAATTCATggatgggtttgttttttttaatcactttattCCTAGAAGAACAAAGGGGCAATCTTACAAAAGGTATAACAGGAGGAAAATCCTACAATAATTTTACTGGGATGGTTTAAAAGGGATAACATCAACGTTAATTACTGAGCCCTGGATTGTGAACTGGGCACATAATCTGTTTTGTGTTTCTTTCCCTGTGTGGACATAGTGGTGTGCTGATGCAATGGGGAATTTCTAACCGTGCTACCAGTTTTGGTTTTCTAATGCTGGTGGCACCTCATGCATTCACTTCcaggcagtggggggggaggagagatccACCCAAGAGGAGGGAGCTCAAACTGCTTCTTCAGCCCCAGGAGCCTCTGTTTTATGGGAAAGGGAATTTTTGAACAGACAGCAAGAGCCTCGCCTGAAATAAAACCCCTACGGGACAGgacctgggacagattctgcctgACACTTACTAGCTTCAAGGCAGCAGGTGGATTCCTAAGCAGATGTAGCAGGAGAAGCACATTTTGGCTTGGCTGGTATTAAGAGTATGGGAAGCTCAATGATAAGTTACTGGATAGAGAAGGCCCTGAGTATTGGACAAGGCACGGATGAGCTACTCCCTTTCCTAGAAAAGGGAAACTATGTTTGACTGGCTTTGGCAAAGGTCCCAAACAGGGTGGTGAAGAGAATTGCCAAATTAATCATTTAATGATGGTAAAGCGCACTGAGCTCGAAAAGTGTTCTTTTAAGTGCTAAGCGTTGTCATTAAATATATATGCTGTTTCATCTGAGTCTACGCTCACCATTTACAGATCGGGGCGGGGGATGGGAAGAGCCGACAATGGCACCGTGGTAGGACTGATGCCCCTGCCACTGGTGGTGCTGAGATccacagcccagggccctggtctCACAGATTTCAGCTGTCTGTGGTAGTTGCCAGCCATGCTCCcagcagccccaaccccagcAGAGCAGGAGACTGTAGATCAGAAACATTCCAGGAGCCAAGCATCTCCTGAGGTGAATCCCTGTCTTTGTTGCTTTTGTTCTGACAAAGGCAAGGAGATGGGCCTTAATATACTGTCTGCAAAGATGCAGAGTTACCGTTGCTGTGGAAACAGTAACTTTTAAAAGTATCAGCTATTCagtttctttctatttttctccaAGAAGCTGAGATATTGTttcttctgagaaaaaaaaaaaacaaaaacacaacacacCTCAGAATGGGGAATCTGACAGAGACTTTGTTGGGATATAAAGGGCTATATTGCCACCAATGGAGTAACACTCTGCAGTAGTTGAAATGATGATGTTGGGAGAAAGCGAGGATTTTGCCACAGTCAAGATGCAAGAGGAGGAAGTCAAAATATCAGTGTGGTATTAAGAACAAATCCTCACAAAGGAGCCATGCAGGCAACCTTAAAGAATGCACAGTGTGCATAGGGAAGACTGAAGGAGCAGAATATAAATGTGGATCTCTGCAGTTACTGGGTGCATTACATATGATGGTCTGATTAAGACTGGAGAAATTGTTCACCACTCATTATTTCAGTTGAAAGCCAATTGAGAGttctttaaagttttatttatttatttacgtGTGATTCTCCCCTGTAGAGCAGAGAGGGAGGTTTGAGTTGGTAATGTATTTCTAAGCATAACACGAGTCTACATGACTCATGTTATTTCTGGCACTAGGTTGGTTGGTTTAGCTGATTACCTCCAGCTTCTCAGATACTTACCATTGCACTGAAAATACTCCGTGATTTGAGGTGAAGTGAATAAGTAAAAGTGAGATGTCATATGTTGATGCTTAGGGTGCTTCTATCAGTTGGAAGATGGCAGGACTAAAGGGCTAATTGTAATTTTGGTATTTTGTTTCCATTGCCTAGAACTGGAGGGGGATGGTTTAGTAGTTTGAGCTTTACCTAGGCTCTCTGGAATCAGTGGTTTATATTCCAGCAGGGTTGACTTGGCCCTTCCCTGTTCCAGGGCAGATTGTGGGAAGGGAAGATTGATTCCAAAGAAGAGTTTTttgtggagggaagaggaggtCCAACTTCTCTAGCAGCAGTTTGGCACATATTGATGTGGTGGTAGCCCTCTCTACCACATGGGACAGTGTgaggttggggagggggctggatctgGATCAAGCCtttaactcaaaaattaaacaCAGCCAGGTTTCAAAAATTTCTACCACTGGCCTATGGTTCTGACATCATAAATCAAGAAGGTGGCAGCTGGTTAAGAGGGGAACTGAGGAGAGAGCCAGGGCAAAATGGCAGCTGAGGAGAAATAAGACTGGCTAATGGCCAAAAAGAAAAGCCAGTACATCACATGGTATTGGCTTAATCTGATCCCTGTGTGGCTCTTTTCATAAGTGAAGAGGTTTGCCCTTAGCCCAAACCACCCCTTTCTCCCTCCAGTTGTGTGTTTTGCCATATACCACCCTTTTAGAGACCATAATTTCAATTCTGCTTTCTCTAAAGCTCAgtgggatcctttgggatgaagaatactatatatatatatgcagctttattatttattaatttataattGTTTTACTGTGCAAGACATTCATATGGAAATAGCTGTTCTTTTTTGAGTCCTCATTTGTGCATTCTTCCTTCACACTGAGAATGAAATATATCCTCACCAAGAAGTTCAGTTAGTTATTTTCTGTGTAATGGAAACAAGCCAAATAACCTTTCCCATTCTGTTGTACTTGACAGATGACTGTTAATGGGTAGCTACTGCTTGGTAAGCTGTTATGGTTTCCGGTGATATAAATCTGAGGGATTTATGAAGACTGGTTAATctaattttatcttttattttcctaACATTCCATTTTACTTGCCTCTTATTTACTGTGTAATTTGTAGTTGAGGCAGAGCTGTCTAATGAATAGAGCATGGAAATGTATTTCAGGAGATTTAGTTCCTGCCACTTATTTAGTTTAGTGTATAACTTTGGAAAGTCTCTGAATGTGTTTGTCTATTTCCCCAGTTGTGAAAGGGAGATAATATTTACCCACCTCTGTAAAGTGATTTTAAATCTTCAGATGAGCAAGTCAAAGCGTGAATGATATGCAGAATAATTTATATTTGGAAGAATAGTTACACCCTCCTCTTTTACAGTGCCTGAAACAGTATGTGGAACTTTTGATCAAAGAAGGTCTAGAAACAGCAATTAGTTGCCCTGATGCTTCCTGCCCAAAACGAGGTCATCTACAAGAAAATGAGGTATATTTTTACTGCACGTTGGTTCTTTCAGTATATTCAGACGTGTCTTGCTCAGGGCATATTATAGCTGTTGTTTATTGCCAGCATATGATTTAATCATTTATAAAGGTTAAATGCTGGGTCTCCATTCATTTGGAATGCCTTGGATTATTGCTGTTCTAATTTgtaatttctccttttttattttaacagattGAGTGTATGGTTGCATCAGAAATCATGCAAAGGTACAAGAAGCTACAGTTTGAAAGAGGTACAGTATGAAATATCAGCCTTTACTCCAGACCAATGGCTGGCTTCCAAATCTATGGGAATAGTGTTACCCCCAGATTGATCCATGTCACAGAGATGAGACTGTGGTcctgtgtgtgtttatacagtagTGTAGTGTTGGAGCCTTATATGATTTGTGAGTGGAAGAAAGCTCAAATTGTTTCTTCCTTTATCAGGTCCTCTAGTGAGTGCATGTTGCCATGTACCATGTGATGGAAACTGAATTGCAGACAGAAAACTGCTGCATATTGTATTAATATGTTACTGAAAGGGGGAATTCTCTGGGCATCATGCACTTGTATGCTTTATATAGCACTAATGGTAGGATGGCAGTACCTGGGACTCTGTATAGAAATGCTGGGGTCCTCTATGGAGCCAGTCTAAGTTTGGGTGCTGGAATCCTGCAAGATAATTAGTGTTTGCAGTATTATAGCTGTGTTGAGTCCCAGGGGagcagagagacagggtgggtgaggtaatatctttttttggaccaaattCGGTTGGTGGAAGAGAGacgctttcaagctacacagaactttcttcaggtctggggtaATTATTGGTGAGGCATAGTGACAGGTGCATCTTGTTGATTCTAATCTGAATATGAGGGGTTTATGTGGCATTCTAGGAGGCAAAGGAAACTTGAGTCTGGGTAGAATATCTTGAGAACCGCTAACACTAGGGGAGAGAACTTAGAATGAGGTTTATGTTTGGTTATGGTTCTTTTAGCgactgatccaaaacctattgaattcaatgggactatttccactgacttcaatgggctttggatcaggccctgagttaCCAGTAAACCAGCCTCCAGGAAAACTAGATAATGttcttttgtattatttttatttatttattaatttgttatCTTTGGTAGGCACTGCCATAATAATCAACTTTAAATGGGGCCCCCTTGggctgggcgctgtacaaacacttcTGTTGAGCTGGGTGAGAACTTCACAGGCCTACAAAATCTGAAATAAGCTCTGTTAACTGTATAAGTATAATTTTGttcaataacatttaaaatagccCCTCCCCTTCTCAGAGACCGTTTTAATCCATATGTTAAAAGTGAACACTAACTTTGACTAACAAAGTTATTacagacaataaaggggaagggatgcagatcagggTAAGTAAAGAACACGTCAGAGATCATCATTCAGATTGGTCAGAATTCAAATCAGCAGagcctgatgctattcacctCAGAGTGCTGAcagaattagctgaagaaatctcagagccactggcaataataattgcaaactcatggatgacaggaacAGTTCCAGAAGCCTGGAGAAGagctaacgtagtgcccatctttaaaaagggggaaagggaggcacTGGGGacctatagaccagtcagcccgACCTTGGTACCTGGAAAGGTATTAGAACAATGTATAGaatattcaatttgcaaatacctggtgGATGCAGgagtaatcactagcagccagcatggatttataacaacaaatcatgccaaaccaacttgatttccttcttttacAAGGTatctggtttggtggatagggggcatGCAATGGATATAATgtacctggactttagcaagggTTTTGACATGGTCCCACCTGAcgttctgataagtaagctggagaaatgcaggcttggTAGAACtgccattaagtggatacataattggttaaacaactgcaaacaaataataactattaatggaattatGTCAGATTGGAAGGGGTCTCAAGTGGGATTTCACAAGGATCAGTTACAGGGCCACTCTTATttcacatctttattaattacctgTAGATGggtatagagagcatactgatcaaatttgcagatgacacaaagcgtttgcaaacactttgaagggtagagctaaaattcaaagggatcttgagaaactggagaactgggctatatatgaaattcaacaaagacaaaggtaaggtgctacacttacagaagaaaaaccaaatgcacaaatacagaatgggaaataacTAGCTTGGCAGCCGCACTTCTGacaaggatctgggagttgtggtggatcacaacctcaacatgagtcgtcagtgcgatgctgtggcaaaaaaggcaaatgcaatttttggttgcattaacagaggcatagcatgtaagtcatgggaggtgatagcaCCATTCCACCCAGCGCGggttaggcttcagctggagtactgtgtccagttttggtcaccactgtatagaaaggatgtagagaaactggaaaggatccagaggcaaacaacaaagatgatcaaaaggatggaatgcaagccatataagCAAAGTCTGAATGAACTgggggtatgtttagtttggaaaataaGAGATTAAGTGGagacatgatagcggtcttcaaatacttgaaaggctgccataaaaaagattggagaaaaattgatttattttgaggCAATGGAtttaaactacagcatagcagatttagattaaatctcaggaaaaacttcctaactgtaagaacagtaggacaatggaacagactgccttgggaggttgtAGAAGCTCCTTCTCTGGAGGTTTTCACGAGGCTGGATAGCCATtttcttggatggtttagacccaacaaatcctgcatcttggcacgGGGGTTAGACTACATGACCCTTGTGTtctctatggttctgtgattctgtgaacaATGTAAAAGCAATTAGTTCAGGCAATCTCCAGAAGAGCAGTGTTAGGAAGGTAGGCCCACATTTGCAAAAGTGGTCTCTAATTTTAGATATCTCTGATGCTGAATACATCTGCAAATCAGGCCGTAAGTGTGCAAGACTAGGCAAACAAAACTGGAGGCCTCTTTTGAAAATAGCTGGTCTGATGAGCAATCTGAGCATGTGAGCATTCTTAAGCCGTATATAATTAAAAGACAATCCTGTAGCTGTCATTGATTCTGGTTATTTTATACTCTTTTGCAGAAGTTCTTTTGGATCCATGTCGGACTTGGTGTCCATCTTCTGCCTGCCAGGCAGTTTGCCAACTACAAGAATCAGGGCCTCAAAATCCCCAGCTGGTCCAATGCAAAGCTTGTGACATAGAGTTCTGCTCATCTTGTAAATCCAATTGGCATCCAGGACAAGGCTGTCAAGAGAATATGCCAATCACCTTCCTCCCAGGAGAAACAAGGTACAGTACTGTAACTTGCCCAGTGGCAGCAGCACACAGCTACTTGATGCGTAACAAGAGGAATATAACCTCATCTCCAGTCAAGAGGCCATtttctcctgtttgtttttttaagtgattgTCCTCAGCAGCCATTCCAATTCTTTTCTTTTAAGACACTGTGCTTGATACAGAGATGGATGGTGATGGCTCCGTTGGTGGCTTGgctgccccaccaccaccatcagggagcaggtggagccAGCACAGAGGGACAACCAGGCTCCTGGCATCATCTGCAGCTCTGCTTGCCCATCCATCTGTTCCATCTGTTGTTCCATTGATGCCAATGACACATTCAGCCACCTCAGGTCCCCCTgacccccactgctgctgctgttccaggGGCTTGAGGGTTGGTTGATTCTGGTTGGCTATTTTAGGAGGCCTCCGTCAGTTGCACCATGACTGCTGCTCTTCCAGGAGCGAGGGAGTGATTCTTGAGCCCTGTTTAAGGCAGCATTAGAAGACCAGTTAGCAATTTCCACAGGTAGAGAATGCAGCTGCCCACCTGAATAGGGCAGGTCACTGTGTGTACATAACACCTGTGCTCAGGCTTCATCCGTGGTTCCCCGTTCACTTCCTGTACCAATTCAAGATGTTGGTCATGATCGTTAAAGCCATGAATGGTCTGGGACTTGGCTATTCTCAagcctgcctctccctctctatcTTGTAGTGACAGCTGACTGGCTAGGTTGCTCTTGTTCTCAATTCCTGGGTAAAACCCTACAGAGCCTGCAATGGGACTCTCAGCACCCCTAGATTTGGTGAGTGCTCTCACTTACGCTCGGCCAAGGTGCAAGTGTGGTGAGCTTCATGGCATGATACAGGGCTTGTATGTTTTGCTCAGCATTTTGCTTGATTTGTGTTTCTTTTCTGTAGGTTTAGAACATTTGGCGGTTGTCCTTGCAACTTGCTGGCGACCATTGTCCCAGCAGCAGTTTGTGCCAGCACGTGCTGGGAATGACAAATGTAATTTGTGTGTTCAAAACATTTCCCCATGGCGTGGTTGTCACGGGTGTGTGTCTCCTCTCATCTATCGGTCAGGAAGTAGTAACCAATCTGGAGTCAGGACTTTGTtcagtcccctccccacctctcatCATCCTACAGGCTGGGAATCCTCCTCTGTTGTTCTCCTGCCTCCCATTGGAGTAGGTGCTGTCAACACCTTTGTCTGAGGcaccatccttttttccagaCCTTACAGAGTCCTAAAGCCTTCACTGAGCAGGTGGAGCTTGAAGACTCTTCCAGGAAATCAAGGAAGAAAAAATGCTTCTTGGATGCCCTCTCACTCCTGCTCCTTGACATGGACCCCCATTCCATGTGGTGTGAACCTCCACTTTTGTGTGATGGTACTGCAGGCAGGAGTGAGATTGAGAAGCAGCACTGTGAACTAGGTGTTTTCACTACGATTCAGCAGCTCCTTGCCAGCACTGGAGAGAGGGAATATGAGAGAtaaggcaatttcctgcaatatctctGGGGAGATCTTACTGTATGAAGTTTATGTATcgttgtgggccagggattgcaTGTAATTCCCTGCGGGAGAGTGACCACATCTCCTCCAGGAACCAAGAACAGTAGGGGGTATGTTGCAagttcactcaggttgtaacacctccagaaGGGGGCCAGCACTTGCAGAGGCTCGTATCTGAtggttcagactggattctccagagatcaagagacaaagaaagggataaatacccggagtttaaactgacttaggaccttctttctgatccagcaaatggacaggatctACTGTTGAAATGGGGTGGGGCCAATCCTTCCTGGGAGGGTTTGGAAGAACtttggcctactgaggccccaCAAAACTGAGGGGTGACccctggtaagcttttagcatgcatacaggaacttttattgtttttatatattttctctataatgctttcactgtaagaataaatgtgcttgtttataaagagctgtgtggtaacttataactgggGGCAATTCCTCTCTTCCTGTCCTTCGGAAAGAAagcagatgctggcctgtttaggcagtctggcttgctggggaaatcacagtgtaggcagggaactgtgcagcctggagaaACCCTGGTTAGGATGGAGTCTACCCAAGAGAGTGAcagctgaggaactgggagcTTTTAAGTAGGTGCTCTCAGTGGATCACAGAAGGGAATTgcagatgcagttgccctgaactgtgacagaggAGGCAAGCCTTGGAGGAACAGGGTATCCAGGAAAACCCAGTGGACTTTGGCTTGGAGGGGAGAGTCCTAGGAGAGGAGCCTCATGGAAGCAAGAGATGCTCAGTCTCTCCCTTTGCCTTCTCATCCAGGGAATCCCTAGGCCCGTGGGCCATAGCCTGGGTCAGCTGGGCATTGTCAGCCTCCCTGTTCTCCACATTGAGATCCTTTCTCCTTCTCCCATAAGAAacaaaagaggaggagaaaggcagaTGGACTAGGCATGTAAAAACCTGACTCCAGATTGGTTCCCACGTGCTCTGCTGACAGCTGAGAGCATTGTACACACTGATGTCACCAGGTCACAGAAAACAATTGGTAGATGAGAGAAACGTGTTTTGTCTGGTAAGTGCATAGCTGTTCGATAGGCACTATAAAAATTAATTGTTGTACTAGAGCTGCTTTCCGGGTacttaacaacaaaacaaaaaaaagcggaTAACAAAACTAAAATGCAAACCCAGATTTTTTTCAATTAGGATGTTATTTTAGTTTCAAACATGCACGGGTACACACCTTATAAACTTCTGCAAATGTCTTCCCACAGTTCTATGTATAAAATGGAAGATGATGATGCTCCCATCAAACGCTGTCCAAAGTGCAAAGTTTATATCGAGCGAGATGAGGGTTGTGCCCAAATGATGTGTAAAAACTGCAAACATGCCTTTTGCTGGTACTGTCTGGAATCTCTTGATGTGAGTATACACTGCGTGCTTCGGTGGACATTGTAAGCTTACAAGTTTGTTATGCTGACTTAAGACTGTCCTATGGATATCCTCACTAGCTGCTCTTTCACATTCTGTGTTTCTTCTGAATCTTTTGTAACACTACTGTTAGCACCTATTTCTCTGCTAAAATGCATGTGCAAGGGCAGAGCTGGACCTTAGCTGGTTACTTGATGGTACTTGTGCACTTGATCTTATTTGCCCCACCTGAAGAGCTGTTGTGCTGTTCACCCTTTGCATAAATGAGATGGAAAGAAGTTAGTGTAATTTGAAATTTGATGAAAATTATTCTTCCTTTGCCATCTCCATGTGGCAGCTACGTAGTTTGTTTCTCACTTTGTGTTGAATACTGTACCATTTACACATAAATCAGACAGCTCCTTCCTAAAGAATTTATATTCTAAAGAGTGTTTGCAGAAtgaatatatttgtatttctttcaGCTCTGCATGATAGTGTAAGGTAACCCTAAATACAGAGTCCCATGTAGAGTGTCAGTATTCATTTTAGTGCTGAACTTCAGTAGCGAGAGTTGTTTCTTGATGTTGATTTGTTTTGGTTATTCAGGACAAAGTAAGAGGAAAAAGCCAGTGAACTGATGTATGAAGAACAAACAAGCCAATATCTTATTGTGCCCAAGCACTGGAGTATATACAATATGCTACATCTGTTTCCACATATTAGCCAAGGAAACGTTTTATTGCAAAGTGTAGTTAACAATGGCAGAGGAAATGTTTCATGTCCCAAAAATGTTCCCTAACTATTCCAAATCCTGCAATTGTTATGTTTGAGTGCCTTACGGTTAAGTTTTAAATCATGGGTACTCCCATACTTAGTTAAAATTAGAGGTTCCCTGTGCCTGCGTTGGTTGCTGTACTGAAGTGTGACCAATCCAGATCTGTAGAACTGGGTAGATATCTGCCTTGGTTtgctttcccagctgtaaaataagtGCCACATTTGAGAGGCTTGGGATCCAAGAAGTAGCTTTCCTCTTCCCATGTTCTGTACCTAGCATGGCCAGTATTTTCAAATTCTGTTGCCTAAACTCctatttaggcatttaaataagcaggttggttttcagaagtgatgaGCACTAACTACTCTATTGACTCCAATTGTGGGTGCACAGCACCTATGAAAACCAGTTTGTTTATTCAGGTGCTTGAGTGTAAGCaatcaggtttgaaaatgtttttatccATATGATTTCACTTTTCCTTTCAGTTCATTCCCTGGTTAGAAGATAGGACTTCTTATTTCCTGAGAAAAAGGATTCTTAGCTGCACTTGAGACCCAGTAGCTTTGCTAGACAGGGAAATCCACATGATCTGATATCAAATAGGGAAAAGGAAGGGGGAGTACAATATTAACTTGATGTGCATGGAAATCTAAAAGACATGAAAATAGAGATATTAGTtcttcattttttgtttattacTGTTGTCGTCTTGCTGAAAGGTTCCCACAGTGCTTTACTCTGATCTGCATTGGCTTTTCCTCCAGGCCCAGCACAATTCATTCTCTTTATTACCAACACGTGCTTTATTTGTATAATGTTCCATCTTATGAAATCACTTCCATAGTAACCCGGTGGGGAGCAACTCTGGGAAGGGCTGTTCAGCGCTGACCCATGCAAGAATACAAATCCAATTTCAATTGGTTTTTcactctgaaacttttctctTCATATTCAGTGCTTTGCAGGGATCTTCAAACTTGCTCCCCTCtgtaatattttgttattttgctACCACTGTCTGCTCCATCTTGAAGGAAAAGAGACTCTCTATTAATTGCTAATGTTTCTGTTTAATGTTTCATAGGATGATTTTCTCCTTATACATTATGACAAAGGACCTTGTCGAAACAAGTTAGGTCACTCCAGGGCATCTGTTATCTGGCACAGAACACAAGTAGGTGCAGAGCTTTTTAAAACTTCATAAATGTTCACAGTAAAatggtttctttctctctctctctctctctctctctctctcagttgtaTCTACAAAGAGATCAAATCAAGCATGTGAGTCAGTGTCTTAACCATTCAGTAGTTGAGGGAAGGGCATTGTGGTACAAGGATAGACATTAACAAGGGAATAACACGAAGTCAGGCTCCATCCTGGATTTTGACTCCTAACTGACATGTCTGGTTGAGGACTGGTTGAGTTTATTAGTGTAAAGTTGTCCCTGGTTTGCTGAGTCTGCATGGACACTAGGTTGATTCCCTCCTCTGGTGTCAGTCAAGCAGTAAAGAACCAATCGCGAGCAAAGGATTTTTGTACCCTGCCCCACTTCTTCACCTGCTTCAGATTTCAGACTCTCCCTGTTTCACAGTGAAGCAGGCAACAGGCGTATCTCGCTGAGGTGCCCTCTGTTTTTTGCATCAGCTTCAAGAAATGTGGAGGATGCAGCATGTGACTTGGGGGCCTGGCAAGCCTGCAGGGGAAAAGTGGAGACAGTTCCTTGACCGTTAGAAGCCATTTCACGGTTGTCATGCTGGTGCTGGG
The nucleotide sequence above comes from Trachemys scripta elegans isolate TJP31775 chromosome 3, CAS_Tse_1.0, whole genome shotgun sequence. Encoded proteins:
- the RNF144A gene encoding E3 ubiquitin-protein ligase RNF144A isoform X1, which gives rise to MLLDDSVRDCSAMTTARYRPTWDLVLDPLVSCKLCLGEYPVEQMTTIAQCQCIFCTLCLKQYVELLIKEGLETAISCPDASCPKRGHLQENEIECMVASEIMQRYKKLQFEREVLLDPCRTWCPSSACQAVCQLQESGPQNPQLVQCKACDIEFCSSCKSNWHPGQGCQENMPITFLPGETSSMYKMEDDDAPIKRCPKCKVYIERDEGCAQMMCKNCKHAFCWYCLESLDDDFLLIHYDKGPCRNKLGHSRASVIWHRTQVVGIFAGFGLLLLVASPFLLLATPFVLCCKCKCNKGDDDPLPT
- the RNF144A gene encoding E3 ubiquitin-protein ligase RNF144A isoform X2: MTTARYRPTWDLVLDPLVSCKLCLGEYPVEQMTTIAQCQCIFCTLCLKQYVELLIKEGLETAISCPDASCPKRGHLQENEIECMVASEIMQRYKKLQFEREVLLDPCRTWCPSSACQAVCQLQESGPQNPQLVQCKACDIEFCSSCKSNWHPGQGCQENMPITFLPGETSSMYKMEDDDAPIKRCPKCKVYIERDEGCAQMMCKNCKHAFCWYCLESLDDDFLLIHYDKGPCRNKLGHSRASVIWHRTQVVGIFAGFGLLLLVASPFLLLATPFVLCCKCKCNKGDDDPLPT